A segment of the Lolium perenne isolate Kyuss_39 chromosome 3, Kyuss_2.0, whole genome shotgun sequence genome:
AAATGATTTTGTAGCAAACATCCCGCAGCAAAGCGCGGGGAATCATCTAGTACCCAACTTCATTGCCAACCATTTTGAAACCTGTTGTTCAAACAAGAAAATATTAATTAATTCGATCAATTTAAGTATGTTCTTAAACACAACCCTCATATTACATGGTTTGCTAGTTTTGGATTATCTATACACCTAACTATGTTGGAGATCAAGGAGCGAAGCTGGAAGCCTGGAACCTCCTGCTAGTCACGGCAGCTATTTTTATTTAGCACCAACTTAATTACGGTCATTTTTTTAGCAAGAACTTAATTAGTACCGTGTTATCTCCCCATTAAAAAAATATCCCTTATCATTTCGCTTCGCCATTCAGCTCCCATTAATTAATTACCAATTAGTACTATACTCATCCCTCCATAAATACTACCTATTCTCTGTGTTATTACAGTATCAATCGACCATAATACGCTGCAGCAGAGTTAGGATACACAGTGGCAACTAAAACGATGTGTCGCGCTCTCCTGCTCTTTGCTGTCGCCCTGACAGTGCAAGTGTGCGGATGCATGGCGTACGTCGGTTTGGCCGACGGGTTTAGCGTCGAGATCATCCACCGGGACTCTGTCAAGTCTCCTTACCACGACCCAGCGCTCACCGCGCACGAGCGCGTGCTCGCTGCCGTCCGGCGGTCCACGGCACGCGCCGCGGCTCTTGCGCGCTCCTACGTCGGCGGCGAAGGCGCTGTGTCCGAGGTCGTGTCGAGGCCATTCGAGTACCTAATGGCCGTCAACGTCGGCACGCCACCTACCCGGATactcgccatcgccgacaccggcAGCGACCTCGTCTGGTTCAAATGCAAACCTCCGACAGCAGCCACCGGGGCTGCGGCGCCGAGCGCCGTGTTCGACCCGTCCTCCTCGTCGACGTTCGGCCGCGTGGGCTGCAACTCCAGCGCTTGCCACGCGCTCTCCAGAACCTCCTGCGACGCCAGCTCCAACTGCCAGTACCTCCTGTCCTACGGCGACGGTTCCCAGACGAGTGGCCTCCTCTCCACCGAGACTTTCACCTTCGAAAGCATTCCCGGCGGCTGCTATGGGTGCCGCGACAATCCGAACGTGCTAGTGCCGAATGTCAACTTCGGATGCTCCACGTCAACGAACGGCACGTTGGTCGTCGACGCAATCGTCGGACTCGGCGCCGGAAACAACTCCCTCATCAACCAGCTCGGCGCCGATACCTCCCTAGGCCGCAGGTTCTCCTACTGCTTAGTCCCCTACACCATGAAGAACGCCTCCTCAGCGCTCAACTTTGGAGCCCGCGCCACCGTGACAGAGCCGGGCGCTGCCACCACGGCGCTAGTCCGCTCCGATTTTGAAGCCTACTACACAGTCGAGCTCGAGTCCGTCAGGATCGGGAACGCCTCCTTCCAGCACCTTTCCCGCGTCATCGTCGATTCCGGAACGCCGCTGACGTTCCTCGACAAGGAGCTTCTGGACCCCATGGTGAAGGAGCTCACCAAGCGGATCGGTCTGCCAACGGTGCAACCGCCGGAGAAGCTGCTGCAGCTTTGCTACGACGTGAGGGGGGTTTTGAGCCGGTATTTGTTCAACAAGAACGTCCCGAACGTGACGCTGCAGCTTGCTGTCTTCGGCGTGGCAGTGACGCTGAAGGCTGAGAACACATTCGTGGAGGCGCAGGAGGGGATCATGTGCTTGGCGATGGCGCCGGTGACGGAGGACCGTCCGCGGTCCATCCTCGGGAACCTTGCGCAGCAGAACATGCACGTCGGCTACGACCTCGACAAGGGCAGGATCACCTTCGCCCCTGCTGACTGCGCCAGCTCCTACAACTCCCCACCCGTGCATGGTTgaagcacatgatatcggagattcattgcagTTTTGTAATTCGCGTCTCAAATAATATAGGTTATTACTAgtaaaattgcccgtgcgttgcactgggAAAACAAATACACTCGAACAAACCACCCATGTTGACACTTCTCTTTGTCACCATCATCAATGGTGGTCACATTTCTCCTATTCATAAACATAATTAATTCTAAAAAGATTAGATTTTGAGCCCCTCACTTCACCATCTTGCAATCAACCCGTAGTCCGCATTGGCGCACAGCTCTGCTCCCTTAGCATCAGTATATTCAACACGAGCTCTCTCTTCTCCGGGAAGAGTACGTATGCATGTCGAGCCTGACATAGAATCCTCCTTTCGAAAACTGAAGGCGATAAAAAGGACTTGAGAGTTGAGACTCTAGGCTAAAACCAGATCAATTGCAAATTCAGGTGCTCGAAATTGGTTCATCCGTGCTCGACATAGTCACCGACTTCGCCAGATATCGGACCTCCTGTGATGCTCGCCACACCTGGTGCAGTTGAGACCGCGACCCGCCGGCCATAGATATATTCAGGGTATTTATTCTACTATTTTAGGCTTTGTAAATGAGAATCAATGTATTTCTATTTAATCTAATCTACCTCATATCGGTCTTTCTTCTCACTCTTTAGATTCCACTCACGTTTTTTTATAACTACCAAATATCACTCATAAACACAAACATTTGATACAATGTGATAGTTTATAATAAAAAATGCACAGAAGTCTCCGCCGATTATGTACATGATTGGGACGGGAAAAATGTACACTTAATAAATTCCTTCCTAACTTTGTGCAACCCTCAAAGAATCCGTACATGGGCGTACAGTGGAAAGAGCTCAACATCAATGGTGACTGCTCTCATTAGAATCACAGTTGAAATCAGTCACCGTGATTTACATCTCAAACCTCATAATGATGGTTCATTGCATAAACCTGAAACTCCAATATTTCAGATAACTGTGAACATGCAGTACTTTAGCCAAGCAACGCGTGAACCAAAGCTGCAGTAATCTAGTTTGGTGCTTTAGCTGCCGCCTGTGCCGTTGGTGAGCTCAACGCGACGAAGAGAAGGCCAACGTCCAGCGGGTAGTCGAGCTGCCGTATATACTCTGCCGTTTGGGCCCCTAAGGTAGTTGGTGAAGGATCCGAGGATGCAGGAGAGCGACAGTAGGGATGGTGCGATAGATGTGGACGGATCTGTCGCGCAAGCAGGCGACGACGCGCCCAGTGAGGTGGGGAGTCGGAGTCGAATCTGACAGAGGCCATGGGCATCGCGTCATACTCATACTCCTTTTAATCTTCTTGCACTCCATCTCCCATTCGTCAGCGCCGGCTCACCGGCAGGGATCGATCACGGCGTCCTCGGGCAGAGCTCGATCATGGCATAGGTCTACCTCATCCACGTCGTCCGAGTTTAGTGATTCTGCGGCAGCATGGAAGGAACCGAAGCAGACCGACGGTGCCCAAAATCCGCGCCACGAATCGTTCAGCTCTAGGCGCTTGGACCTCGATCATGAGGACAGGAGCTTTGTTGGGTCTTAATTTTAGATGGATTATGGCACTGCCGGCAGCGATCAGCCACGGCGTCCAAGAGTGGACCTCGATCACGGGGATCCACGGGCAGAGCTCGACCTCATCCACACGTCTGAGTTAGCTAGGTGATTCGGCGGCGGCGCGGAAGGATCTGAAGTAGGCCGACGATGCCCAAGACCTACGCTGCTAATCGTTGGGCTCTGACGCTAGGAGCTCGATCATAACGGTGTGAGCTTCCTTGGGTCTTAATTTGTAAATTTATTATGGCAGGCAA
Coding sequences within it:
- the LOC127339411 gene encoding aspartic proteinase CDR1-like, with the protein product MCRALLLFAVALTVQVCGCMAYVGLADGFSVEIIHRDSVKSPYHDPALTAHERVLAAVRRSTARAAALARSYVGGEGAVSEVVSRPFEYLMAVNVGTPPTRILAIADTGSDLVWFKCKPPTAATGAAAPSAVFDPSSSSTFGRVGCNSSACHALSRTSCDASSNCQYLLSYGDGSQTSGLLSTETFTFESIPGGCYGCRDNPNVLVPNVNFGCSTSTNGTLVVDAIVGLGAGNNSLINQLGADTSLGRRFSYCLVPYTMKNASSALNFGARATVTEPGAATTALVRSDFEAYYTVELESVRIGNASFQHLSRVIVDSGTPLTFLDKELLDPMVKELTKRIGLPTVQPPEKLLQLCYDVRGVLSRYLFNKNVPNVTLQLAVFGVAVTLKAENTFVEAQEGIMCLAMAPVTEDRPRSILGNLAQQNMHVGYDLDKGRITFAPADCASSYNSPPVHG